A stretch of Acidovorax sp. RAC01 DNA encodes these proteins:
- the rplS gene encoding 50S ribosomal protein L19, which yields MNLIQTLEAEEIARLNKTIPEFAPGDTVIVSVNVVEGTRKRVQAYEGVVIAKRNRGLNSGFTVRKISSGEGVERTFQTYSPLIASIEVKRRGDVRRAKLYYLRERSGKSARIKEKLPSRVNKAAATAA from the coding sequence ATGAACCTGATCCAGACCCTGGAAGCGGAAGAAATCGCCCGCTTGAACAAGACCATCCCCGAATTCGCCCCTGGTGACACAGTCATCGTGAGCGTGAACGTGGTTGAAGGCACCCGCAAGCGCGTGCAGGCCTATGAAGGCGTGGTGATTGCCAAGCGCAATCGCGGCCTGAACAGCGGCTTCACCGTGCGCAAGATCTCCAGCGGCGAAGGCGTGGAACGTACGTTCCAGACCTACAGCCCGCTGATCGCCAGCATCGAAGTCAAGCGCCGCGGTGACGTGCGCCGTGCCAAGCTGTACTACCTGCGCGAGCGCAGCGGCAAGTCGGCGCGTATCAAGGAAAAGCTGCCTTCGCGCGTCAACAAGGCTGCAGCCACCGCCGCATAA
- a CDS encoding CoA pyrophosphatase: MSIPAVSSVIAPVTALPDFDPRQVPVVAVDAHLPAVPLHAQTAQALRSRFAAPPLWEPEVVLEKKFMNREPAHASVLLAIVQREQPMVLLTERTAHLSTHSGQVAFPGGRADAEDASPAETALREAHEEVGLAREFVEVLGNLPTYVTGSSFIITPVVALVRPDCVLQPNPYEVADVFEVPLAFLLDPAHHRRHVFDLDGIRREWFSMPYQDGDKSRFIWGATAGMLRNFYRFMSAA; the protein is encoded by the coding sequence ATGTCCATACCCGCTGTTTCCTCGGTCATCGCCCCGGTCACGGCGCTCCCTGATTTCGATCCCCGGCAGGTGCCAGTGGTCGCGGTCGATGCCCATCTGCCGGCGGTGCCGTTGCACGCGCAGACGGCGCAGGCGCTGCGAAGCCGATTTGCAGCGCCGCCCCTGTGGGAGCCGGAAGTGGTGCTGGAAAAGAAGTTCATGAACCGCGAACCCGCGCACGCATCGGTGCTGCTCGCCATCGTGCAGCGCGAACAGCCCATGGTGCTGCTCACCGAGCGCACCGCCCACCTGTCTACCCATTCAGGTCAGGTGGCGTTCCCGGGTGGCAGAGCCGACGCAGAAGATGCATCGCCCGCCGAGACGGCGCTGCGCGAGGCGCACGAGGAAGTGGGCCTTGCGCGAGAGTTTGTGGAAGTGCTGGGCAACCTGCCCACGTATGTCACCGGATCGTCTTTCATCATCACGCCCGTGGTCGCCCTGGTGCGGCCCGATTGCGTGCTGCAGCCCAACCCCTACGAAGTGGCTGATGTGTTTGAGGTGCCGCTCGCTTTCCTGCTGGATCCGGCGCACCATCGGCGCCACGTTTTCGATCTGGATGGCATCCGGCGCGAGTGGTTCTCGATGCCCTACCAGGACGGGGACAAGAGCCGGTTTATCTGGGGCGCCACCGCGGGCATGCTGCGCAACTTTTACCGCTTCATGTCGGCGGCCTGA
- a CDS encoding CobD/CbiB family protein has protein sequence MSFFAILFALLIEQARPLARSNPIHAGLRAWALSVTRNFDAGKPHHGWVAWFLAVMVPAVFTLVIHWLLLWGLGWPFAVLWSIAVLYVTLGFRQFSHHFTSIRDALESGEEDVARERLAHWQQVDVGVLPRSEIVRHVIEYSVLAAHRHVFGVLAWFSVLAALGLGPTGAVLYRLAEFVSRYWHARQRAGAQPASEALQRACAQAWMVIDWLPARLTALSFAVVGSFEEAIEGWRFHAQHFPDDNDGVVLAATAGAINVRLGGEALKARASADASQGLAADADMGDSDATPGREPEVGHLRSVVGLVWRSVVVWMLLLALLTLARLLG, from the coding sequence ATGAGTTTCTTCGCCATCCTGTTCGCCCTGCTGATCGAGCAGGCGCGCCCGTTGGCGCGAAGCAATCCCATCCATGCAGGCCTGCGGGCCTGGGCCCTGTCGGTCACACGCAATTTTGACGCCGGCAAGCCCCATCACGGGTGGGTGGCCTGGTTCCTGGCCGTCATGGTGCCGGCAGTCTTCACGCTGGTGATCCACTGGCTTTTGCTCTGGGGACTGGGTTGGCCTTTTGCGGTGCTGTGGAGCATTGCGGTGCTGTATGTCACGCTGGGCTTCCGGCAGTTCAGTCACCACTTCACCAGCATCCGCGACGCGCTCGAAAGTGGCGAAGAGGATGTGGCGCGCGAGCGCCTGGCGCACTGGCAGCAGGTGGATGTGGGCGTGTTGCCGCGCAGCGAGATCGTGCGCCATGTGATCGAGTACTCGGTACTGGCGGCGCACCGGCATGTCTTTGGCGTGCTGGCCTGGTTTTCGGTGCTGGCTGCGCTGGGCCTCGGGCCCACGGGCGCCGTGCTGTACCGGCTGGCGGAGTTTGTGTCGCGTTACTGGCATGCCCGGCAGCGCGCGGGCGCTCAGCCAGCCAGCGAGGCGCTGCAGCGTGCCTGTGCGCAGGCCTGGATGGTCATCGACTGGTTGCCGGCGCGGCTGACCGCCCTGAGCTTCGCCGTGGTGGGCAGTTTCGAAGAAGCCATCGAGGGGTGGCGCTTTCATGCCCAGCACTTCCCGGATGACAACGACGGTGTGGTGCTGGCAGCCACTGCCGGCGCGATCAACGTCCGCCTTGGTGGCGAGGCCCTGAAGGCCCGTGCCAGCGCGGATGCTTCCCAGGGGCTGGCCGCCGATGCCGACATGGGCGACAGCGATGCCACGCCGGGACGTGAGCCCGAGGTCGGCCACCTGCGCAGCGTTGTGGGCCTCGTCTGGCGGTCTGTCGTGGTGTGGATGCTGCTGCTGGCGCTGCTGACGCTGGCGCGCTTGCTCGGCTGA
- the rsgA gene encoding ribosome small subunit-dependent GTPase A: MAERSALMPGTVVASHGRHCMVETPDGERRICHPRGKKNQAVVGDRVLWQAAPPGQGDEGTIEKVQERKNLFYRQDEIRTKSFAANLDQVLILIAAEPVFSESQLSRALIAAEAEGITPLIALNKSDLVEPFARAWERLLPYRHMGEGKHYGVLPLSLALSSDVDRALLMQHLQGKTTLVLGPSGSGKSTLINLLVPGATVLTGEISQALNSGKHTTTSTHWYWMDAARTTALIDSPGFQEFGLHHIAPMQLAACMPDIAAHAGHCKFYNCTHLHEPGCGVLAALKEGSGENGISPTRHRIYSDLFEELSHTRY, translated from the coding sequence ATGGCTGAGCGCAGCGCACTCATGCCCGGCACTGTGGTGGCCAGCCACGGGCGGCATTGCATGGTCGAGACACCGGATGGCGAGCGCCGTATCTGCCACCCCCGCGGGAAGAAGAACCAGGCGGTGGTGGGCGACCGTGTGCTGTGGCAGGCAGCGCCTCCCGGCCAGGGCGACGAAGGCACCATTGAGAAGGTGCAGGAGCGCAAGAACCTTTTTTATCGGCAGGACGAGATCCGGACCAAGTCGTTCGCGGCCAATCTGGACCAGGTCCTGATCCTGATTGCCGCCGAACCCGTTTTTTCCGAGAGCCAGCTCTCGCGCGCGCTGATCGCTGCCGAGGCGGAGGGCATCACACCCCTCATTGCCCTGAACAAAAGCGATCTCGTGGAGCCATTTGCCCGCGCCTGGGAGAGGCTGCTCCCCTACCGTCACATGGGCGAAGGCAAGCACTACGGCGTGCTGCCGCTGTCGCTGGCCTTGTCGAGCGATGTGGACCGCGCACTGCTGATGCAGCACCTGCAGGGCAAGACCACGCTGGTACTCGGCCCCTCGGGCTCGGGCAAGAGCACGCTGATCAACCTGCTGGTGCCGGGGGCCACCGTGCTCACGGGCGAGATATCGCAGGCTCTGAACTCGGGCAAGCACACCACCACCAGCACACACTGGTACTGGATGGATGCGGCGCGCACCACGGCCCTCATCGACTCGCCCGGCTTCCAGGAGTTTGGCCTGCACCACATTGCGCCCATGCAACTGGCGGCATGCATGCCCGACATCGCAGCCCACGCCGGCCACTGCAAGTTCTACAACTGCACCCACCTGCACGAGCCCGGCTGCGGTGTGCTGGCCGCGCTGAAAGAAGGCTCGGGCGAGAACGGCATCAGCCCGACACGGCACCGGATCTACAGCGACCTGTTTGAAGAACTGAGCCACACGCGGTACTGA
- a CDS encoding 4a-hydroxytetrahydrobiopterin dehydratase, which translates to MISTRLKKKDWSAHVRRALTATEVVANLAKVEGWRLTGDGADVAIEKTYHFANYYETISFVNAVAFIANAQDHHPDLSVHYNRCVVRLNTHDVQGISSTDFDCAGQFDALLA; encoded by the coding sequence ATGATTTCCACGAGGTTGAAGAAAAAAGACTGGTCAGCGCACGTCCGTCGTGCATTGACAGCTACAGAAGTTGTAGCAAACCTTGCCAAGGTCGAGGGTTGGCGCCTGACCGGTGATGGGGCCGACGTCGCCATCGAGAAGACTTACCACTTCGCCAATTACTACGAAACCATCTCGTTTGTGAACGCCGTGGCTTTCATCGCCAACGCGCAGGACCACCACCCCGACCTGTCGGTGCACTACAACCGCTGCGTAGTGCGGCTGAACACCCATGATGTGCAAGGCATCTCGTCCACTGATTTCGACTGCGCTGGCCAGTTCGATGCCCTGCTGGCATGA
- a CDS encoding M48 family metallopeptidase produces the protein MSVPPVPENLFSPSLALTLAFAIALAAGLLLRFWLASRQIRHVATHRGAVPEAFAARISLAAHQKAADYTVTKTRLGLIEMALGAAVLLGWTLLGGLDALNQMLLDALGGGMAQQLALLAAFAVISGLIDLPLSLYQTFVIEERFGFNRMTWRLWLADAVKGLLVGAAIGLPVAALILWLMGATGSLWWLWAWCFWMGFNLVLMVVYPTFIAPLFNKFQPLEDESLRARVTALMQRCGFEAKGLFVMDGSRRSAHANAYFTGFGLGKRVVFYDTLLRQLSPSEVEAVLAHELGHFKHRHIAQRVVMMFAISLAGFALLGWLSGQVWFYTGLGVRPNISFDPALASAPNDALALLLFMLATPVFTLFISPLFSRQSRKHEFQADAYAASLASGADLASALLKLYEDNASTLTPDPVYVQFYYSHPPAAERLARMQPLKVVHP, from the coding sequence ATGTCTGTACCTCCCGTCCCCGAAAACCTGTTTTCCCCCTCGCTGGCGCTGACGCTGGCCTTTGCCATCGCCCTCGCTGCCGGCCTTTTGCTACGCTTCTGGCTGGCCTCGCGGCAGATCCGGCATGTGGCAACCCATCGCGGCGCCGTGCCTGAAGCGTTCGCGGCGCGCATTTCGCTGGCCGCCCATCAAAAGGCCGCTGACTACACCGTCACCAAGACGCGTCTTGGGCTGATTGAAATGGCTCTGGGCGCCGCCGTCCTCCTGGGGTGGACCTTACTGGGGGGCCTTGATGCACTCAACCAGATGCTGCTGGATGCACTGGGCGGTGGCATGGCCCAACAACTTGCGCTGCTGGCCGCATTTGCAGTCATCAGCGGCCTGATCGATCTGCCGCTTTCGCTGTACCAGACCTTCGTGATCGAAGAACGCTTCGGCTTCAACCGCATGACGTGGCGACTCTGGCTGGCAGACGCCGTCAAGGGCCTGCTGGTGGGCGCGGCCATTGGCCTGCCGGTCGCGGCCCTGATTCTGTGGCTCATGGGTGCGACCGGGTCACTCTGGTGGCTGTGGGCCTGGTGCTTCTGGATGGGTTTCAACCTGGTGCTGATGGTGGTGTACCCGACCTTCATCGCGCCGCTGTTCAACAAGTTCCAGCCGCTGGAAGACGAGTCGCTGCGCGCCCGCGTGACGGCGCTCATGCAGCGTTGCGGCTTCGAGGCCAAAGGCCTGTTCGTGATGGACGGCAGCCGCCGCAGCGCACACGCCAACGCCTACTTCACCGGTTTTGGTTTGGGCAAGCGGGTGGTGTTCTATGACACGCTGCTGCGCCAGCTTTCGCCAAGCGAGGTCGAGGCCGTCCTGGCCCACGAGTTAGGTCACTTCAAGCACCGCCACATCGCGCAGCGGGTGGTGATGATGTTTGCAATCAGCCTTGCCGGGTTTGCCCTGCTCGGCTGGCTTTCGGGGCAGGTATGGTTCTACACAGGCCTTGGCGTGCGGCCCAACATTTCGTTCGACCCTGCACTGGCTTCGGCGCCTAACGATGCCCTAGCGCTGCTGCTGTTCATGCTGGCTACGCCGGTGTTCACCCTGTTCATCTCGCCCTTGTTCTCGCGGCAGTCGCGCAAGCATGAATTCCAGGCCGATGCCTACGCGGCGTCGCTGGCCAGCGGAGCAGACCTCGCGTCTGCCCTGCTCAAGCTGTATGAAGACAACGCATCCACGCTGACACCGGACCCGGTGTACGTGCAGTTCTACTATTCGCATCCGCCTGCAGCCGAACGGCTGGCGCGTATGCAGCCCTTGAAGGTGGTACACCCATGA
- the orn gene encoding oligoribonuclease produces MSETHNPTPAMLAKSDQNLVWLDCEMTGLEPDTDRLLEIAVVVTGPTLEPRVEGPVLVIHQSDALLNGMDAWNKGTHGRSGLIDKVKASTVTEAEAEQEILAFLAKYVPKGVAPMCGNSIGQDRRFLVRYMPKLERFFHYRNVDVSTLKELAKRWKPEAYTSFKKAQKHTALADVHESIDELAHYRTHLLSV; encoded by the coding sequence ATGTCAGAAACCCACAACCCTACCCCCGCCATGCTTGCCAAATCCGACCAGAACCTGGTGTGGCTGGACTGCGAGATGACCGGTCTGGAACCGGACACCGATCGCCTGCTGGAGATCGCAGTTGTCGTGACGGGACCGACCCTGGAGCCGCGTGTGGAGGGCCCCGTCCTCGTCATCCACCAGTCGGACGCGCTGCTCAATGGCATGGACGCCTGGAACAAGGGCACGCATGGCCGCAGTGGCCTGATCGATAAAGTGAAGGCATCGACCGTGACGGAGGCCGAGGCCGAGCAGGAAATCCTGGCTTTCCTTGCGAAGTATGTGCCCAAGGGCGTGGCGCCGATGTGCGGCAACAGTATTGGCCAGGACCGGCGGTTTCTGGTGCGGTACATGCCCAAGCTCGAGCGCTTTTTCCACTACCGAAACGTGGACGTGAGCACCCTCAAGGAACTGGCCAAGCGCTGGAAGCCCGAGGCCTACACCAGCTTCAAAAAGGCGCAAAAGCACACGGCGCTGGCCGATGTGCACGAATCCATCGATGAGCTGGCGCATTACCGGACGCACCTGCTATCCGTTTGA